The Euphorbia lathyris chromosome 3, ddEupLath1.1, whole genome shotgun sequence genome contains a region encoding:
- the LOC136221721 gene encoding uncharacterized protein isoform X2, which translates to MQSNQLPTRKKFIQLGKLGNKNRVLSAFQHSSVPHDKSTEDTPKGVTLRKENLKDVGLIVHFGDLQYHDKGFNEECCFLDILSICKKFVDIYSVGLRFADDDGRPVQNDLDVLNMFKNYSGSTVIHLYAKRDINSRGLIYKLPTSDIAPIPIVTNVKIMGELKVNQKVMVYGAISNGVETASIAEFFITMNKNLDIENGLTPISSPSKEKELELPLQAVGQFVVAKLTPMTENGKSSDPKYAISQTFVKSDIPKIVRKVRGCNKNKKICSLKQGEKLDICFYNNRGVGENQKYWSRHLGKIVRN; encoded by the exons TGCAATCAAACCAACTTCCTACTCGTAAAAAGTTCATCCAGCTAGGCAAACTGGGGAACAAAAATCGAGTATTGAGTGCTTTCCAACATTCAAGCGTACCTCATGATAAAAGTACTGAAGACACTCCGAAGGGTGTTACTCTAAGAAAAGAGAACCTTAAAG ATGTTGGTTTGATTGTGCATTTTGGTGATCTACAATACCACGATAAAGGTTTCAACGAAGAATGTTGTTTCCTGGACATTTTGAGCATATGCAAAAAATTTGTAGATATTTATTCTGTTGGCTTGAGATTTGCTGATGATGATGGAAGACCAGTACAAAATGATTTAGATGTCTTAAATATGTTCAAAAATTATTCGGGTTCTACAGTCATACATCTTTATGCCAAAAGAGACATAAACTCACGAGGTTTAATATACAAACTCCCAA CTTCTGATATTGCACCCATACCAATAGTGACAAATGTAAAGATAATGGGTGAGCTTAAGGTAAATCAGAAAGTGATGGTATATGGTGCTATTAGTAATGGGGTGGAGACTGCGAGTATTGCCGAATTTTTCATAACTATGAATAAAAACTTGGATATTGAGAATGGTCTTACACCTATCAGCTCACCTAGCAAAGAGAAG GAGCTTGAATTACCATTACAAGCTGTTGGTCAATTTGTTGTTGCCAAACTAACTCCCATGACAGAGAATGGAAAATCTAGTGATCCAAAGTATGCAATATCTCAAACATTTGTTAAGA GTGATATTCCAAAAATTGTGAGAAAAGTTAGAGGTTGTAATAAGAACAAAAAAATTTGTTCTCTCAAACAAGGAGAGAAACTTGACATATGTTTCTACAACAATCGTGGCGTTGGAGAGAATCAGAAGTATTGGTCAAGGCATTTAGGGAAGATTGTACGTAATTGA
- the LOC136221721 gene encoding uncharacterized protein isoform X1, whose translation MQSNQLPTRKKFIQLGKLGNKNRVLSAFQHSSVPHDKSTEDTPKGVTLRKENLKDVGLIVHFGDLQYHDKGFNEECCFLDILSICKKFVDIYSVGLRFADDDGRPVQNDLDVLNMFKNYSGSTVIHLYAKRDINSRGLIYKLPSDNPNLASDIAPIPIVTNVKIMGELKVNQKVMVYGAISNGVETASIAEFFITMNKNLDIENGLTPISSPSKEKELELPLQAVGQFVVAKLTPMTENGKSSDPKYAISQTFVKSDIPKIVRKVRGCNKNKKICSLKQGEKLDICFYNNRGVGENQKYWSRHLGKIVRN comes from the exons TGCAATCAAACCAACTTCCTACTCGTAAAAAGTTCATCCAGCTAGGCAAACTGGGGAACAAAAATCGAGTATTGAGTGCTTTCCAACATTCAAGCGTACCTCATGATAAAAGTACTGAAGACACTCCGAAGGGTGTTACTCTAAGAAAAGAGAACCTTAAAG ATGTTGGTTTGATTGTGCATTTTGGTGATCTACAATACCACGATAAAGGTTTCAACGAAGAATGTTGTTTCCTGGACATTTTGAGCATATGCAAAAAATTTGTAGATATTTATTCTGTTGGCTTGAGATTTGCTGATGATGATGGAAGACCAGTACAAAATGATTTAGATGTCTTAAATATGTTCAAAAATTATTCGGGTTCTACAGTCATACATCTTTATGCCAAAAGAGACATAAACTCACGAGGTTTAATATACAAACTCCCAAGTGACAATCCTAATCTAG CTTCTGATATTGCACCCATACCAATAGTGACAAATGTAAAGATAATGGGTGAGCTTAAGGTAAATCAGAAAGTGATGGTATATGGTGCTATTAGTAATGGGGTGGAGACTGCGAGTATTGCCGAATTTTTCATAACTATGAATAAAAACTTGGATATTGAGAATGGTCTTACACCTATCAGCTCACCTAGCAAAGAGAAG GAGCTTGAATTACCATTACAAGCTGTTGGTCAATTTGTTGTTGCCAAACTAACTCCCATGACAGAGAATGGAAAATCTAGTGATCCAAAGTATGCAATATCTCAAACATTTGTTAAGA GTGATATTCCAAAAATTGTGAGAAAAGTTAGAGGTTGTAATAAGAACAAAAAAATTTGTTCTCTCAAACAAGGAGAGAAACTTGACATATGTTTCTACAACAATCGTGGCGTTGGAGAGAATCAGAAGTATTGGTCAAGGCATTTAGGGAAGATTGTACGTAATTGA